The DNA region CCTGCTGGCTGAGGGGAATGTcgaactcctcctctcagGGCTCCCACAAGGAGTTTCACGTTTGATTCCGCCGCGAAGCAAAATCCGAGGGTTTTCGTAACTGATCTTATTCTCTCACTGAAGCACAGGTGATTGCGGCATGATTGTTGTCGCCCACCGGCTTCCCATAGAATTCATTATCGTCGCAGTCTACCAGGTGACTAACATTTGACCCAGTAAAGGGACTGGTTGAATCCTGGAGCCCATATCAACAAACATGTCAAGTACGTACTCTTGCCTCTTTCGGAAAGAAACGTGCAGAAGGAACAAATGTCAGCCACATTCTGACGCGGTCAAAGGTCGATGTATGGTCCTTTTGCCTACCCGACAACTCTTGTTTGCTTGGACCGTCCGTTATCTCCGAGTGTTACGTGAAGCCTTCTTGTCCGGCCTTGCTGCAGGAACGTGCCGTCCGAGATCCAATTGCAGCTACATATCTCAGTCTGCAGTCAGCACGGAGCTCGGAGCGGATGAATTCATTAACAGAGGTTAAGTAAGCTGGTCCACGTCACCGGtatctcatcatcatcccaaggAGAGCTGGTCTGATGTTTTTGCGATTGAAAGTCGTGGTGGAGATCGGACCTGGAGTAAGGAGATGAATGCTGCTGTCCCATTCGGCAAAAGAGGACGGCAATGACGGGATATAAAACAGCTGCATCGCTCTCTCAACATTCACCACCATTGGCTTTATTCACATCGACATCAATCATCATGAAGCTCTTGGCCCTCATCTCGGCCTTCCTactcacaaccaccaccctcgctcTCCCCAACAGCCGAGGAAAGCTCTCCAAAGGAACATGgcaaaccctcccctcaatCAGTGACTTACCTCGCCAGGAACACGTCACCCttgccctctccccctcctccctcgccatcttcgGTGGCATTTTGCCAACCAAcgacacctcctcccccctcccctattcaacaaccaacatccTCCAAATCTACTCCATCCCCAACAAAACCTGGACCCTTGCCGCCCCTGCACCGCTagccctcaaccaccccaacgcCGCCGTCGTCGACGGCAAAATCTACCTCCTGGGAGGCCTAACCGAAGTCGACAACTGGGCCTGGAGACCCTCCCCTTTGTCTTTCGTCTACGACCCCCAAACTAACCAATGGGctgacctcccccctctcccggACAGTCATACTCCCCGAGGAAGCGCGGCGATGGGGGTGCACAACGGCGTTGTCTACCTCGCCGGCggcctcaccatcctccctcttATTCCAGAACTAGGACCGCAGCAAACGACGGATGTGGTCTCTGCTTTTgacaccaagaccaacacCTGGGTTACGCTTCCTCCTAAGGCGAGGAGACTgccggaggggagggatcACGCTGGGGCGGCGGTGTATAAGGACAAGTTTTATGTtcttggggggaggagggacggGCAGGATAATGTTAAA from Podospora pseudocomata strain CBS 415.72m chromosome 3, whole genome shotgun sequence includes:
- a CDS encoding hypothetical protein (COG:T; EggNog:ENOG503Q4WW) — protein: MTGYKTAASLSQHSPPLALFTSTSIIMKLLALISAFLLTTTTLALPNSRGKLSKGTWQTLPSISDLPRQEHVTLALSPSSLAIFGGILPTNDTSSPLPYSTTNILQIYSIPNKTWTLAAPAPLALNHPNAAVVDGKIYLLGGLTEVDNWAWRPSPLSFVYDPQTNQWADLPPLPDSHTPRGSAAMGVHNGVVYLAGGLTILPLIPELGPQQTTDVVSAFDTKTNTWVTLPPKARRLPEGRDHAGAAVYKDKFYVLGGRRDGQDNVKDTVYELDLKRLGKGWVVEKGRMPTARGGVAAARVGGRVLSWGGK